Part of the Bacillus rossius redtenbacheri isolate Brsri chromosome 9 unlocalized genomic scaffold, Brsri_v3 Brsri_v3_scf9_2, whole genome shotgun sequence genome is shown below.
ttttcataCATCAAAATATTCTTTGttgtaaaaaatttacataatatattcTATGCATggaacataaattaaatatcttGATTATAAGCATATTGCAATATACACAAAGCAGTATTGCACACTTTAATCTATGTACACTATATTTAAACTTAAACCGTAAATTGTTATGTCACGAGCCTTTTTCTCCGCAGTTGGAAACAAATGTCAGGGCAAGCCACAGATATGTGGAGTGAAGTGTGAACCACTCTCTCTTGAGTTTCATTTTGGAATGTGgtagcattattattattttttaattttcttaacttTCTCTTTCCACTTGTTTGTGTACCTTTACTTACTACTTTTTATTTCATCAGTCTCCCTTCCCCCTTCAAATCATTCCTCTTTTAtgactcaactttttttttttttcattcatctTCCCGCAACCTTTGTATCTCTTTCTCCTGCTAATTTTGAAAACGAATGAGTATTGTAGTCCAAAATGCAGACAGAGATTGTTGAGCAACGCTCCCGTGTGTGCGTGGGTCTTAAGTATATGAGATGCTGGCAATGAATAAATGAGTTGTGAATAAACGAGTGTGAAGACACGTTGGTGTTTACTTTTAATTGTGTAATAAAGTTCTTAGAGTGAATTAAATCATCAATAAACTTGTACCTTAGCCAATTATTCAAGGAAAGTGAACCCCAAGTTTTAGTAGTAATCGTGGCTTGCACTACATttcaatacagtaaaacctccatatAACAAACTTGAAGGGACAGATTTTGGGTGTGTTTGTTATTGTGACGTTTCTTATAACGAGGTGAACACAAAACTAACAAGTGATATgtactacaaaaataaatagttgTATTGTATAGGTAATAGATTTGAATTTGAGATGTTAATGGCAAAAACTTTGCAGtttaatcaaatggagaaatacattactttgcctcaagtcatGACTGTTCAAGCCAGCCTAAATCTTTTAGCTAGGTCGACCTTTTTATTATCCTTGATCAACAGCATTTAGAATTTTCAGTTTCTTGGTAAGAgaattgttttaagtttttttaatccaTTATTGCACATCATTTGTCTAAGCATTACCTTATTTGTAAGTAAACATAATTAATCCATAAAAACTAACCTTCAACAAGAAAACACATAAGTAACATTTATTTCACCACAATTTATAAACAACTCTTAATCTCCTGCAAATTTTAGTTAAGTAGCACTTCCATAGATTTTATCGGCATTCATTACAACGATTGCACATTTTCTCAAGACACACATACAAAGTTGTGTAAGTGGAATGTATGAGTAATTGCAAGGTGATATTCAGAACATCAATTAATCAAAGTGCATTGTTTTGTTAACTAATATTGGTACAACATGTTCTACTTAACTAGCTTCAAAGTGCATTTCTTTAGGTCAATAGTTCTATGGTCAATCAATTGTAAGATGGCAGCAAAAAAGTtttgaagatttttaatttttctttcactATAGTGGGTGTTTTTCGTGTATCTgtgaaaaaatactttgttatttAGAAGTTAAAGTACTTAAGGTTACATAGCAGGAACTAACAGCTGCTTCGTTATAATAAGGATTTCGTTATAAAGGAGTTCGTtgtacgaggttttactgtataagttataaatatttacatgccAACTTGCATAAGTGTGTAAACCATTAAACATACAGTCAAAACCAAGAGTATTCCAGACACGCACAGCAGTGTCGACAGTGCAAGGGACCATCTGCAGTTTGTTGTGCGAGTCAGATTGtctacaattgttttttttttttttttccacagtgaTATTCTAGAATTATTATTAATTGCTGAGTGTTACATTTCTTTGTGAATACCACACAATATGTTGGCATTGTAACATATCACTGAAGGCAAGAAAATCACAACACTCGCTAGACAAATGTAAAGAAGCATTTAAAATTCTGGATTACAATATTGTGTAGTGAGGCAGGAAAGGACAGAAATCTACCAATGTAATGAATCTAGGTTTTAGTGtggtaaattttttgtttttatttttttgctgtaatCTACTTAATTGCAAGTTGATTAAATGTACACAGTATTCTTTAATGAAGAGTGTTTTTTTTAGCATGTATTTTTTAGAGCAGTACAAATAATTGTAAGTGCCATCGCCTCAAGATTAATAGCAGCActagaaaaaatatttagacaaattattattgatataaatttcTGCAGATACTACATGCAGTTCATGAAGTTGTAGCTCTGTTATGTCAGTAACAATAACAATTATTACAGAGCTTTAAAATGTCGAGATGATTTAAGTGCTATCATGAAGTAGACGTTGGGGCAGAGTACAACAGAAACACAGCAGAAGAGTGTAGTATGTGCCGTGCAGGTGCCGGCTATCACCTGTCCTCAGCCGTGCGGAGCAAGCGGTGTGGCTGGCGGGCGCGCGGACTGCGCGAGGTGATGTGGAACTCCACGGGCAGGTCGTAGCACTTGCACACGCAGCAGGACGGGAACTTGAACCAGTCGGAGAAGATGCCGCGGCACTCGTTCTTCGGGTCGTAGGCTAGCAGGCGGTGGAGGCGGTACTGCTGTTCGCAGCGACAGCCCTCACGGCAGTACATCTGCTTGTGCTCGAACCTGCGGCAGTGCCAGCAATTATTCAAACTCCCTTCAGCGACACAACCCTCCCTCAAGCTCCCTTCAGCAACACAACCCTCCCTCAAGCTCCCTTCAGTGACACAACCCTCCCTCAAGCTCCCTTCAGCGACACAACGCTCCCTCAAGCTCCCTTCAGCAACACAACCCTCCCGCAAGCTCCCTTCAGTGACACAACCCTCCCTCAAGCTCCCTTCAGCAACACAACCCTCCCGCAAGCTCCCTTCAGTGACACAACCCTCCCTCAAGCTCCCTTCAGCAACACAACCCTCCCGCAAGCTCCCTTCAGTGACACAACCCTCCCTCAAGCTCCCTTCAGCGACACAACGCTCCCTCAAGCTCCCTTCAGCGACACAACCCTCCCTCAAGCTCCCTTCAGCAACACAACCCTCCCTCAAGCTCCCTTCAGCAACACAACCCTCCCTCAAGCTCCCTTCAGCGACACAACCCTCCCTCAAGCTCCCTTCAGCAACACAACCCTCCCTCAAGTTCCCTTCAGCAACACAACACTCCCTCAAGCTCCCTACAGCAACACAACACTGCCTCAAGCTCCCTTCAGCAACACAACACTCCCTCATTCTTCCTTCAGCAACACAACACTCCCTCATTCTTCCTTCAGCAACACAACACTCCCTCATTCTTCCTTCAGCAACACAATACTCCCTCAAGCTCCTTTTAGCAACACAGCTCACCCTGCTATTGATCTAGTCTCCTTCAGTTTCATAGTTTATCTGGTGCCCGCTTGgagaatatttattactttattagaTAAGTTTCTGTATCAGTtatcttttttttgtatatgtagaATAGTTTTTCAGTATTTATGAGGAGAATATCTTGTAATAAAAAATGACTTGATAATTAAAGGGAATTTTGACTTTAGGTATCACAGTTAACAATTTTACACTTCTCTGCACTATATAATCTTTTCTCTGTTTCTCCTGACACGTGTAATAAAAACTGGTTTTAGGGGATTCAAGACAGGCGATGTACCCACACACATAATACATAAAGGCAATATCTAAGTAACGTGTATGGCTGTTGGATGAAACTAAAACAGAAGCAGTTGGACTCACGTGCACTTCTCCCAGTGGACGTACTGCTCGAAGGGGTAGAGGTTGAGCAGCGCCAGCACCTCGCCGCGGGTGTTGTTGGCCCAGAAGGGCGCCACCACCTCCTCCTTCACGGGACACGCGTTCCTGCGGAGAGACAACTCCAGCACACGCCCTCCAGACACGAGGCAGAGACTGCGGCACGCGCTGCAGGCTACTCACACGCCCTTCAGCTTCACGGGCACCCGGACGGGCGCGCGCTCCTCCGCCTGCGCCTGGAACAGCTGCGTGGGGGCGTGCTCCTGGAACAGCGAGGGGCCCGGCCTGCGCGCCTCAGTGGTGGGCGGCTCCGTGGTGTCTGCCTCCGTGGTGGTCTCCTCCGGCGGCGGCGTGGTGGTCTCCGGGGGCGGCGTGGTGGTctccgggggcggcggcggcgtggTCGCGCTCCAGTTGCTGGGCCGCGGCACGAAGGACGGGGGCGGCGCCCCGGGACCGGCGTACCGGTGGCGTGCCTCGTGGCGGAGCTCCACCTCGTTGTCCTGCAGCTCGGCGCGCAGCACGGAGATGTGCCTCTGGTCACCGTACATGCGGCGCATGAGGCCCTGGTTCTCGCGCACGAAGCGGCGCACGGCGTGCCTGCAACAACACACACCTCCTCGGGGTCTTGCTCGCGCTGGGGCCGGCGGGACCAGGGGCGAGGGGCGCCGCTCACCAGGGGTAGGCGCTGCCCGGCGCGACGCACCAGGTCTGTGCCCGGAAGTCACACGGCGGCTCCGGCCACGCCTTGGGAGCGCGCAGCTGGCGCGGGCAGGTCGTGTAGGCGTCGTAGGCCTCGTAGCCGCGCGCCGTCGCCGTCAGCAGCAGCTGCAACAAGCGTGGCCGGGCGTCAtccctccagtcctccagccctccagtccttcagccctccagtcctccagtcctccagccctccagtcctccagtcctccagccctccagccctccagccctccagtcctccagccctccagtcctccagccctccagccctccagtcctccagccctccagccctccagtcctccagccctccagtTCTCCAGCCCTTGTCCTTcagccctccagtcctccagccctccagtcctccagttctccagccctccagtcctccagccctccagttctccagccctccagccctccagccctccagtcctccagc
Proteins encoded:
- the LOC134543215 gene encoding protein spaetzle 4; the encoded protein is MKTQLSHYRRSTLLLTATARGYEAYDAYTTCPRQLRAPKAWPEPPCDFRAQTWCVAPGSAYPWHAVRRFVRENQGLMRRMYGDQRHISVLRAELQDNEVELRHEARHRYAGPGAPPPSFVPRPSNWSATTPPPPPETTTPPPETTTPPPEETTTEADTTEPPTTEARRPGPSLFQEHAPTQLFQAQAEERAPVRVPVKLKGVNACPVKEEVVAPFWANNTRGEVLALLNLYPFEQYVHWEKCTFEHKQMYCREGCRCEQQYRLHRLLAYDPKNECRGIFSDWFKFPSCCVCKCYDLPVEFHITSRSPRARQPHRLLRTAEDR